One genomic window of Indioceanicola profundi includes the following:
- a CDS encoding acetyl-CoA carboxylase carboxyltransferase subunit alpha, translated as MHFLEFEKPIAELEGKIEELRHLSDGGDLNIADEVKKLQDKVEKQLRATYAKLTPAQKVQVARHPNRPHCLDYIRALITDFTPLAGDRLFAEDRAIVGGLGRFKGRSCVVIGQEKGNDTESRVRHNFGMAKPEGYRKAQRLLQMADRFGLPVITLVDTAGAFPGVSAEERGQAEAIAKSIETCLRVKVPIVSAVIGEGGSGGAIAIATADRVMMLEHAIYSVISPEGCASILWRSAANAADAAQALRLTAQDLKELGVIDRIVNEPIGGAHRQREETMQHLGNAIEDALESLRGQDGATLRLNRRQKFLDMGQKGLS; from the coding sequence ATGCACTTCCTGGAATTCGAGAAGCCGATCGCCGAACTCGAAGGCAAGATCGAGGAGCTCCGCCACCTGTCCGACGGCGGCGACCTGAACATCGCCGACGAGGTCAAAAAGCTTCAGGATAAGGTGGAGAAGCAGCTCCGCGCCACCTACGCCAAGCTGACCCCGGCCCAGAAGGTCCAGGTGGCCCGCCACCCGAACCGGCCGCACTGCCTGGACTATATCCGCGCCCTGATCACCGACTTCACCCCGCTGGCCGGCGACCGGCTGTTCGCGGAGGATCGCGCCATCGTCGGCGGTCTCGGCCGGTTCAAGGGCCGCTCCTGCGTCGTCATCGGCCAGGAGAAGGGCAACGACACCGAAAGCCGGGTGCGGCACAATTTCGGCATGGCCAAGCCCGAGGGCTACCGCAAGGCCCAGCGGCTGTTGCAGATGGCCGACCGCTTCGGCCTGCCGGTCATCACGCTGGTGGACACCGCCGGCGCCTTCCCCGGCGTCAGCGCGGAGGAGCGCGGGCAGGCGGAAGCCATCGCCAAGAGCATCGAGACCTGCCTGCGCGTGAAGGTGCCCATCGTCTCCGCCGTGATCGGCGAGGGCGGGTCCGGCGGGGCCATCGCCATCGCCACCGCCGACCGGGTCATGATGCTGGAGCACGCGATCTATTCGGTCATCAGCCCCGAGGGCTGCGCCTCCATCCTCTGGCGCTCCGCCGCCAATGCCGCCGACGCGGCCCAGGCCCTGCGGCTGACCGCCCAGGACCTGAAGGAGCTGGGCGTTATTGACCGCATCGTGAACGAGCCCATCGGCGGCGCCCACCGCCAGCGGGAAGAGACCATGCAGCATCTCGGCAATGCCATCGAGGATGCGCTGGAAAGCCTGCGCGGACAGGACGGCGCGACGTTGCGCCTGAATCGCCGCCAGAAGTTCCTGGATATGGGCCAGAAGGGCCTCAGCTAG
- a CDS encoding YbjQ family protein has protein sequence MSWWEFIPGPLLAALTAMALALALPLLVAGAVIEARHYCRLVQDGAALSGIRLIASAYVLPGGAVPGMVALGLVGGGVTLAPPPLGRFVLMLRKLTGGRIDLYNRLYDRARREALLRLRRQVAERGGDGAVGVRIDAVRIGNGQASIYAYGTAVRGLPFGEPGAGEPVLPEAAGSPPAPRKWALAILVVSGAAAAAIVGVGETALMWALDEVPWLRQLLSHWLRM, from the coding sequence ATGTCCTGGTGGGAGTTCATCCCGGGCCCCCTTCTGGCCGCCCTGACCGCGATGGCGCTGGCGCTGGCGCTGCCGCTGCTGGTGGCCGGTGCGGTGATCGAGGCGCGGCACTATTGCCGGCTGGTGCAAGACGGCGCGGCGCTTTCCGGCATCCGGCTGATCGCATCGGCCTATGTCCTGCCTGGAGGGGCGGTTCCGGGCATGGTCGCGCTGGGGCTGGTGGGCGGCGGCGTGACGCTGGCTCCGCCGCCGCTCGGCCGCTTCGTCCTGATGCTCCGCAAGCTGACCGGCGGGCGCATCGATCTCTACAACCGTCTTTACGACCGCGCCCGGCGCGAGGCGTTGCTGCGGCTGCGGCGGCAGGTGGCCGAACGCGGCGGCGACGGGGCGGTGGGCGTGCGGATCGACGCCGTCCGGATCGGCAATGGCCAAGCCAGCATCTACGCCTATGGGACGGCCGTGCGCGGTCTGCCATTCGGCGAGCCGGGAGCTGGCGAACCGGTTCTGCCTGAAGCGGCGGGGTCCCCGCCGGCCCCGCGCAAGTGGGCGCTCGCCATCCTGGTGGTGAGCGGCGCTGCTGCGGCGGCGATTGTCGGCGTCGGGGAAACCGCCCTCATGTGGGCGCTGGACGAGGTGCCGTGGCTCAGGCAGTTGCTGTCCCACTGGCTGCGGATGTGA
- a CDS encoding YbjQ family protein: MHISTLDHLPGFRIVRSHGLVQGSTVRSKHLGRDFMAGLKTLVGGELRGYTELMEEARAEALARMIAAARELGADAVVGLRFGTAGITDGASEILAYGTAVGVEPDMSTPAG; this comes from the coding sequence ATGCACATTTCCACTCTCGACCATCTGCCGGGCTTCCGGATCGTGCGCTCCCATGGGCTGGTGCAGGGCTCCACCGTCCGCTCCAAGCATCTGGGGCGGGACTTCATGGCGGGGCTGAAGACCCTGGTCGGTGGTGAGCTGCGCGGCTACACCGAGCTGATGGAGGAGGCGCGGGCGGAAGCGCTGGCGCGCATGATCGCCGCCGCGCGGGAGTTGGGTGCGGATGCCGTGGTGGGGCTGCGCTTCGGCACCGCCGGCATCACCGATGGCGCGTCCGAAATCCTGGCCTACGGCACCGCCGTGGGGGTGGAGCCGGACATGTCGACGCCGGCCGGCTGA
- the aceA gene encoding isocitrate lyase: MAPLDQGKTQDLADIHAKRWDGIKRDYTMEDVRRLAGSVKIEYTLAEMGARRLWELLHTRPYVHTLGAFTGNQAVQHVKAGLEAIYLSGWQVAADANLAGQMYPDQSLYPANSVPMVVKRINNALQRADQIQTMEGKGDTYWFAPIIADAEAGFGGPLNAFELMKAMIEAGAAGVHFEDQLASEKKCGHLGGKVLIPIQQFIRTLNAARMAADVCGTSTLVIARTDAESAQLITSDVDERDHPFIDRNDRTPEGFYRIKKGMGVDYCIARALEYAPYSDLMWWETSKPNLDDARRFAEAVHKKYPGKMLAYNCSPSFNWKANLDEDTIARYQAELGAMGYKYQFVTLAGFHSLNLATFELARGYKERGMAAYSEMQQREFAAAEKGFTAVKHQREVGTGYFDAVSLAISGGTSSTTAMKDSTETDQFH, encoded by the coding sequence ATGGCCCCGCTCGATCAAGGCAAGACCCAGGACCTCGCCGACATCCACGCCAAGCGCTGGGACGGCATCAAGCGCGACTACACGATGGAGGATGTCCGCCGTCTGGCCGGCTCGGTGAAGATCGAGTACACGCTGGCGGAGATGGGGGCCCGGCGCCTGTGGGAGCTGCTGCACACCCGCCCCTATGTCCACACGCTCGGCGCCTTCACCGGCAACCAGGCGGTCCAGCATGTGAAGGCGGGGCTGGAGGCGATCTACCTCTCCGGCTGGCAGGTCGCGGCCGATGCCAACCTGGCGGGCCAGATGTATCCGGACCAGAGCCTGTATCCGGCCAACTCCGTGCCCATGGTGGTGAAGCGGATCAACAACGCGCTGCAGCGCGCCGACCAGATCCAGACCATGGAAGGCAAGGGCGACACCTACTGGTTCGCGCCGATCATCGCCGACGCAGAAGCCGGCTTCGGCGGCCCGCTGAACGCCTTCGAGCTGATGAAGGCCATGATCGAGGCCGGTGCGGCGGGCGTCCACTTCGAGGACCAGCTCGCTTCCGAGAAGAAGTGCGGGCATCTGGGCGGCAAGGTGCTGATCCCGATCCAGCAGTTCATCCGCACCCTGAACGCGGCCCGCATGGCCGCCGACGTCTGCGGCACCAGCACGCTGGTCATCGCCCGCACCGACGCCGAGTCAGCCCAGCTCATCACCTCCGACGTGGATGAGCGCGACCATCCCTTCATCGACCGGAACGACCGCACGCCGGAAGGCTTCTACCGGATCAAGAAGGGCATGGGCGTGGATTACTGCATCGCCCGCGCCCTGGAATACGCGCCATATTCCGACCTGATGTGGTGGGAGACCTCCAAGCCGAACCTGGACGATGCGCGCCGCTTCGCCGAGGCCGTGCACAAGAAGTATCCGGGCAAGATGCTGGCCTACAACTGCTCGCCCAGCTTCAACTGGAAGGCCAACCTGGACGAGGACACCATCGCCCGCTACCAGGCCGAGCTGGGGGCCATGGGCTACAAGTACCAGTTCGTCACCCTGGCCGGCTTCCACAGCCTGAACCTCGCCACCTTCGAGCTGGCCCGCGGCTACAAGGAGCGCGGCATGGCCGCCTACTCCGAGATGCAGCAGCGCGAGTTCGCGGCCGCCGAGAAGGGTTTCACCGCCGTGAAGCACCAGCGCGAGGTCGGCACCGGCTACTTCGATGCCGTCAGCCTTGCGATCTCCGGCGGCACGTCCTCCACCACCGCGATGAAGGACAGCACCGAGACCGACCAGTTCCACTGA
- a CDS encoding helix-turn-helix domain-containing protein — translation MSEKKAMLGHKVRRLRRELKLTQAQMAEELSISPSYLNLIEANQRPLTVPLLLKIGQLYDIDLSSFAEDDEHRVVAGLKEVFADPLFEMSDIKGQDMKELAAVAPTLGQAVVTLYRAYLEARQDLGALAERLADGDKMQIMNATAFPQEEVGEFFQEQSNHFPEVETAAETLWIDGDLDQSDLYGTLSAFLEKHHGTRVKLMPVEVMGSTVRRYDRHSKRVLISEMLPPAGRSFQLSAQIALLRHRELLTAIVEGAGFSNEGVKRMALAGLSNYFAGCVMMPYGRFLEAAKKARYDIEILQNRFVASFEQVAHRLTTLQRPGAKGVPFFFFRIDNAGNVSKRFSAAPGFHFARFGGACPRWNVHDAFRMPGAIQTQLAQMPDGTVYFSLARRVIKPGGGWKNPPRQFAIALGTDIVHAGQLVYADGVDIHNMAAATPIGVNCRICPRLDCTHRAFPPLNHRLDVDENIRGVSSYVGAGIG, via the coding sequence ATGTCCGAAAAGAAAGCCATGCTGGGCCACAAGGTCCGCCGCCTTCGCCGGGAGCTGAAGCTGACCCAGGCCCAGATGGCGGAGGAGCTGTCGATCAGCCCCAGCTACCTGAACCTGATCGAGGCCAACCAGCGGCCCCTGACCGTGCCCCTGCTGCTGAAGATCGGGCAGCTCTACGACATCGACCTCTCCAGCTTCGCGGAGGATGACGAGCACCGGGTGGTGGCTGGGCTGAAGGAGGTCTTCGCCGATCCCCTGTTCGAGATGTCGGACATCAAGGGCCAGGACATGAAGGAGCTGGCGGCCGTCGCCCCCACGCTGGGGCAGGCGGTGGTCACGCTCTACCGGGCCTATCTGGAGGCGCGGCAGGATCTGGGCGCCTTGGCGGAGCGGCTGGCCGACGGCGACAAGATGCAGATCATGAACGCCACCGCCTTCCCGCAGGAGGAGGTCGGCGAGTTCTTCCAGGAGCAGTCCAACCACTTCCCCGAGGTGGAGACGGCGGCCGAGACCCTGTGGATCGACGGCGACCTGGACCAGTCCGACCTGTACGGCACCCTTTCCGCCTTCCTGGAGAAGCACCACGGCACGCGGGTGAAGCTGATGCCGGTGGAGGTGATGGGCAGCACGGTGCGCCGCTACGACCGGCATTCCAAGCGGGTGCTGATTTCCGAGATGCTGCCGCCGGCCGGGCGCAGCTTCCAACTCTCCGCCCAGATCGCCCTGCTGCGCCACCGGGAACTGCTGACGGCGATCGTGGAGGGGGCGGGCTTCAGCAACGAGGGCGTGAAGCGCATGGCGCTGGCCGGCCTGTCCAACTATTTCGCCGGCTGCGTGATGATGCCCTATGGCCGCTTCCTGGAGGCGGCGAAGAAGGCTCGTTACGATATCGAAATCCTTCAGAACCGCTTCGTCGCCAGCTTCGAGCAGGTGGCCCACCGCCTGACCACCTTGCAGCGGCCGGGGGCGAAGGGCGTGCCCTTCTTCTTCTTCCGGATCGACAATGCCGGCAACGTGTCGAAGCGGTTCAGCGCCGCCCCCGGCTTCCACTTCGCGCGCTTCGGCGGGGCCTGCCCGCGCTGGAACGTGCATGACGCCTTCCGCATGCCGGGCGCCATCCAGACCCAGTTGGCGCAGATGCCGGACGGCACGGTCTATTTCTCCCTGGCCCGCCGGGTGATCAAGCCGGGCGGCGGCTGGAAGAACCCGCCGCGCCAGTTCGCCATCGCGCTGGGCACGGACATCGTCCATGCGGGCCAACTGGTCTATGCCGATGGGGTGGACATCCACAACATGGCGGCGGCGACACCCATCGGCGTGAACTGCCGCATCTGCCCCCGCCTGGACTGCACCCACCGCGCCTTCCCGCCCCTGAACCACCGGCTGGACGTGGATGAGAACATCCGGGGCGTGTCCAGCTATGTGGGGGCGGGGATCGGGTGA
- a CDS encoding Uma2 family endonuclease, with amino-acid sequence MAQAARKLSAPLMTVTEFLAADLDESCRWELVDGEPVAQASPHKRHGRLQGALSRHLGNALEAKNARDGTDCQPVTEAGIRTRLDPDHNYRVADIAVTCEPFGSDDPPWVEAPVLIVEILSPGQEREQRAKLHLFAALPSVREILFLDSLDIRAELHRRDGEGAWPPRPEVLDANSVLMLESCGMEMPLAELYRGLNLD; translated from the coding sequence ATGGCCCAGGCGGCGCGTAAATTATCTGCTCCCCTCATGACGGTGACCGAGTTCCTGGCCGCCGATCTCGACGAGTCCTGCCGGTGGGAGCTTGTGGACGGCGAACCCGTCGCCCAGGCCAGCCCGCACAAGCGGCATGGGCGGTTGCAGGGGGCCTTGAGCCGGCATCTGGGCAATGCGTTGGAGGCGAAGAACGCCCGCGACGGCACCGACTGCCAGCCGGTCACGGAAGCCGGCATCCGGACCCGCCTGGACCCCGACCATAACTACCGGGTCGCCGACATCGCGGTGACCTGCGAGCCCTTCGGGTCCGACGATCCGCCCTGGGTGGAGGCGCCGGTCCTGATCGTGGAAATCCTCTCCCCCGGACAGGAGCGGGAGCAGCGGGCCAAGCTCCACCTCTTCGCGGCCCTGCCCAGCGTGCGGGAAATCCTGTTCCTGGACAGCCTGGACATCCGCGCCGAACTGCACCGCCGCGACGGTGAGGGAGCGTGGCCGCCGCGGCCGGAGGTGCTGGATGCGAACTCCGTCCTGATGCTGGAAAGCTGCGGGATGGAGATGCCCTTGGCGGAACTCTACAGGGGGCTCAATCTTGACTGA
- a CDS encoding aspartyl/asparaginyl beta-hydroxylase domain-containing protein, which yields MTEPVGDGVQAGLLPWQALTAACDFPLAAPLDARLDPDALARDLAEVERQVGPEGRTRVPHMTGWCSIPVVAQDRPGNVSGTARAALAFMPIMRDFLHRTGLCVTRADLIRSEPGWVLDWHYDPLAPHRAEARLLLPLRTGPGARTWMSHEEHHWDVGSCWAADFTFPHMMTNDGFERVILALDIQVDDAARALLPPALMRDGTARIETAQKACNMMLAARHGRQPAASA from the coding sequence TTGACTGAACCGGTTGGGGACGGCGTCCAGGCGGGACTGCTGCCCTGGCAGGCCTTGACGGCGGCATGCGATTTCCCGCTCGCAGCACCGCTGGATGCCCGGCTGGACCCGGACGCCCTTGCCCGCGACCTGGCGGAGGTGGAGCGGCAGGTCGGGCCGGAGGGGCGGACCCGCGTTCCTCATATGACCGGCTGGTGCAGCATCCCGGTGGTCGCGCAGGACCGGCCGGGAAATGTGAGCGGCACCGCCCGGGCCGCCCTGGCGTTCATGCCGATAATGCGGGATTTTCTGCACCGCACGGGCCTTTGCGTCACCCGTGCCGACCTGATCCGCAGCGAACCCGGCTGGGTCCTGGACTGGCACTACGATCCCCTGGCGCCCCACCGGGCGGAGGCGCGGCTGCTCCTGCCGCTCCGCACCGGGCCTGGGGCGCGGACCTGGATGAGCCATGAGGAGCATCATTGGGACGTCGGCAGTTGCTGGGCCGCAGACTTCACCTTTCCGCACATGATGACGAATGACGGCTTCGAGCGGGTGATCCTGGCTTTGGACATCCAGGTCGATGACGCGGCCCGCGCGCTGCTGCCGCCCGCGCTGATGAGAGACGGCACCGCACGGATCGAGACCGCGCAGAAGGCCTGCAACATGATGCTGGCCGCCCGCCACGGACGTCAGCCCGCCGCCTCCGCATAG
- a CDS encoding LysR substrate-binding domain-containing protein, which produces MNLRDLRYLVAIAEHRHFGKAAEACHVSQPTLSGQVKKLEEWLGVAVFERTNKWVVPTEVGERILSHARAAVACADAVEAEARAARDPLVGTLRLGVIPTLGPYLMPLAFGPLGRALPRLSIELWEDVTETVLERLRAQKLDAALVATAVPEGELREIPLFTEPFLAAVPAGHALAERERLAEAELAGSLLVLADGHCLRDQALAACGRMEGEAGAFRAASLETLVNMVAAGYGTTLIPGLAAGAMRGRDVVLRPLDGPASRTIRLVTRPSFPRMKAVEAVAAVIRRVAGDYAEAAG; this is translated from the coding sequence ATGAACCTCCGCGATCTCCGCTATCTCGTCGCCATCGCCGAACACCGCCATTTCGGAAAGGCGGCGGAGGCCTGCCATGTCAGCCAGCCCACCCTGTCCGGACAGGTGAAGAAGCTGGAGGAGTGGCTGGGCGTCGCGGTTTTCGAGCGCACCAACAAGTGGGTCGTCCCGACGGAGGTGGGGGAACGCATCCTGTCCCATGCCCGCGCCGCCGTCGCCTGCGCCGACGCCGTCGAGGCGGAGGCCAGGGCCGCCCGCGATCCCCTGGTGGGCACGTTGCGGCTAGGCGTGATCCCGACGCTGGGCCCCTATCTGATGCCGCTGGCCTTCGGTCCCTTGGGGCGGGCGCTTCCCCGGCTCTCCATCGAGCTATGGGAGGATGTGACGGAAACCGTGCTGGAGCGTCTGCGAGCGCAGAAGCTGGACGCCGCCCTGGTCGCCACCGCCGTGCCGGAAGGCGAGCTGCGGGAAATCCCGCTCTTCACCGAGCCGTTCCTGGCCGCGGTCCCGGCCGGCCATGCGCTGGCGGAGAGGGAGCGGCTGGCGGAGGCGGAGCTTGCCGGTAGCCTGCTGGTGCTGGCCGACGGGCACTGCCTGCGCGACCAGGCGCTGGCCGCCTGCGGGCGCATGGAGGGGGAGGCCGGGGCCTTCCGCGCCGCCAGCCTGGAGACTCTGGTGAACATGGTGGCGGCGGGCTACGGCACCACCCTGATCCCCGGGCTGGCCGCCGGGGCCATGCGCGGGCGCGACGTGGTTCTGCGCCCGCTGGACGGTCCCGCCTCCCGCACCATCCGCCTGGTCACCCGCCCCAGCTTCCCCCGCATGAAGGCGGTGGAGGCGGTGGCTGCGGTGATCCGGCGGGTGGCGGGCGACTATGCGGAGGCGGCGGGCTGA
- a CDS encoding catalase translates to MTNRLTTTAGAPIADNQNSLTAGARGPVLLQDYQLIEKLAHQNRERIPERVVHAKGWGAFGTLTVTHDISKYTRAKLFDTVGKKTDLLIRFSTVAGELGAADAERDVRGFALKFYTEEGNWDLVGNNTPVFFIRDPLKFPDFIRTQKRHPRTNLRSATAMWDFWSQSPESLHQITTLFSDRGLPVSPRFMNGYGSHTYSFWNNEGERFWVKFHFKTRQGHRTMTNREAEQVVGRSRETYQEDLFGAIERGEYPRWTMFVQIMPELDAEKTPYNPFDLTKVWPHGDYPLIEVGEVELNRNADNYFAEIEQAAFSPSNIVPGIGFSPDRVLQARIFAYADAHRYRIGTHYEALPVNAPKCPMHHYHKDGAMRFFRNDTGNPDAYYEPNSFNGPAEDESVKEPPLRISGDADRYSHRVGNDDFIQPRALFNLFDAGQKQRLFENIAEAMNGIPDFIAERQLALFDQIHPEYGAGVRAARAALAGGVRVAAE, encoded by the coding sequence ATGACCAACCGCCTGACCACCACCGCCGGCGCGCCTATCGCCGACAATCAGAACAGCCTGACCGCGGGCGCGCGCGGCCCCGTGCTGCTGCAGGATTACCAGCTCATCGAGAAGCTGGCCCACCAGAACCGGGAGCGTATTCCGGAGCGGGTGGTGCATGCCAAGGGCTGGGGCGCCTTCGGCACGCTGACCGTCACCCACGACATCAGCAAGTACACCCGCGCCAAGCTGTTCGACACCGTGGGCAAGAAGACCGACCTGCTGATCCGCTTCTCCACCGTTGCCGGTGAGCTGGGCGCGGCGGATGCCGAGCGCGATGTCCGCGGTTTCGCCCTGAAGTTCTATACGGAGGAGGGCAACTGGGACCTGGTCGGCAACAATACGCCGGTCTTCTTCATCCGCGATCCGCTGAAGTTCCCGGACTTCATCCGCACGCAGAAGCGGCATCCCAGGACCAACCTGCGCTCCGCCACAGCCATGTGGGATTTCTGGAGCCAGAGCCCGGAAAGCCTGCACCAGATCACCACCCTGTTCAGCGACCGCGGCCTGCCGGTCAGCCCGCGCTTCATGAACGGTTACGGCAGCCACACCTACAGCTTCTGGAACAATGAGGGTGAGCGCTTCTGGGTGAAGTTCCACTTCAAGACCCGGCAGGGCCACCGCACCATGACCAACCGCGAGGCGGAGCAGGTGGTCGGCCGGAGCCGCGAGACCTACCAGGAGGATCTGTTCGGCGCCATCGAGCGGGGCGAGTACCCGCGCTGGACCATGTTCGTCCAGATCATGCCGGAGCTGGATGCGGAGAAGACCCCCTACAACCCGTTCGACCTGACCAAGGTATGGCCGCATGGCGACTACCCGCTGATCGAGGTCGGGGAGGTGGAGCTGAACCGCAACGCCGACAACTACTTCGCGGAGATCGAACAGGCGGCCTTCAGCCCGTCCAACATCGTGCCCGGCATCGGCTTCAGCCCGGACCGCGTGCTCCAGGCCCGCATCTTCGCCTATGCCGACGCCCACCGCTACCGCATCGGCACCCATTACGAGGCGCTGCCGGTCAATGCGCCGAAGTGCCCGATGCACCACTACCACAAGGACGGGGCGATGCGGTTTTTCCGCAACGACACCGGCAACCCGGACGCCTATTACGAGCCGAACAGCTTCAACGGCCCGGCTGAGGACGAGAGCGTGAAGGAGCCGCCGCTGCGCATCTCCGGCGATGCCGACCGCTACAGCCACCGTGTCGGCAACGACGATTTCATCCAGCCGCGCGCCCTGTTCAACCTGTTCGATGCCGGACAGAAGCAGCGCCTGTTCGAGAACATCGCGGAGGCCATGAACGGCATTCCCGACTTCATCGCGGAGCGTCAACTGGCCCTGTTCGACCAAATCCATCCAGAGTACGGCGCCGGCGTGCGGGCGGCCCGTGCAGCCCTCGCCGGCGGAGTAAGGGTCGCGGCGGAGTAA
- a CDS encoding SAM-dependent methyltransferase, whose protein sequence is MLLPSLADPARFRRPAVMLLAGLAALASGPAAAQYDVPYVPTPQPVVDAMLEMGEVSGDDYLIDLGSGDGRIVVTAASRFGTPGMGVDMNPVRIQESNANAEAAGVTDKVEFKQQDLFKTDISKATVLTMYLLPQVNLRLRPVILDTLEPGTRVVSHAFDMGDWEPDETRTVDGKRIMRWIVPAKVNGAWRLEDGERTSIVTLNQRYQKVAGQARDEDASSVGVGDGRLDGRTINLTVTGRDGTVREYRGEVEGDRMSGKTADGTEWTAERIEGGGAVAEEEQDSSQTGAGSGN, encoded by the coding sequence ATGCTCCTGCCGTCCCTGGCCGACCCCGCACGGTTCCGCCGGCCCGCCGTCATGCTGCTGGCCGGGCTGGCAGCCCTGGCAAGCGGGCCGGCGGCGGCCCAGTACGACGTCCCCTATGTTCCGACCCCGCAGCCGGTCGTGGACGCCATGTTGGAGATGGGAGAGGTCTCCGGCGACGATTACCTGATCGACCTCGGTTCCGGCGATGGCCGCATCGTGGTCACCGCCGCGTCCCGCTTCGGGACGCCGGGCATGGGCGTGGACATGAACCCCGTTCGCATCCAGGAGAGCAACGCCAACGCGGAGGCTGCGGGTGTCACCGACAAGGTGGAGTTCAAGCAGCAGGATCTGTTCAAGACCGACATCTCCAAGGCCACGGTCCTGACCATGTACCTGCTGCCGCAGGTCAATCTGCGCCTGCGGCCGGTGATCCTGGACACGCTGGAGCCGGGCACACGGGTGGTCAGCCACGCCTTCGACATGGGCGACTGGGAGCCGGACGAAACCCGCACCGTGGACGGCAAGCGCATCATGCGCTGGATCGTGCCGGCCAAGGTCAACGGCGCCTGGCGGCTGGAGGATGGCGAGCGCACCAGCATCGTCACTCTGAACCAGCGCTACCAGAAGGTGGCCGGACAGGCGCGGGACGAGGACGCCTCGTCCGTCGGCGTCGGCGATGGCCGGCTTGATGGCAGGACCATCAACCTGACCGTGACCGGCAGGGACGGAACCGTGCGTGAATATCGCGGCGAGGTCGAAGGCGACCGGATGAGCGGCAAGACTGCCGACGGCACTGAGTGGACCGCCGAGCGGATCGAGGGCGGCGGCGCCGTGGCCGAGGAGGAGCAGGACTCCAGCCAGACCGGCGCCGGATCGGGTAACTGA
- a CDS encoding APC family permease, translating into MHSPQPGREPGHEPGRPARRLTTADGVALLVGTVVGVGIFKLPSLVAQNSGSDTAFLLFWLAGAVVALIGGLCYAELATRDADAGGEYSFLRHAFGPSAAFLFAWARLAVIQTGSIALVGFIFGDYAQALLPLGSQGPTIYALVAVAVLTAVNMGGATLGARTQAVLTVFLAISVTVLAIAGLGMEGDPGAPAAGSTTTVAGLAMVFVLYTFGGWNEAAYVAGELKDVRRGMVRVFLIGIALVTLLYLAINVAYLRVLGLDRLAESSAAGADLATATLGGTAGLLVAGLVALATLTTMNAAIFTGSRATYALGRDYPRLPLIGQWGTAGTGRAPTGALLVQACISMILIIGGSLARDGLNAMVEYTAPVFWFFLLMVGISVFLRRRQSPPPLFAVPLYPLTPILFCAASAFMLYSSLAYTGRGALLGLAALALGVPLLAWAKRPAERGVTRPDIARSR; encoded by the coding sequence ATGCACTCACCGCAGCCCGGCCGGGAGCCCGGCCATGAACCGGGCCGGCCGGCGCGGCGGCTGACAACCGCGGACGGCGTGGCCCTGCTGGTCGGCACGGTGGTCGGGGTGGGCATTTTCAAGCTGCCTTCCCTGGTCGCCCAGAACTCCGGCAGCGATACGGCGTTCCTGCTGTTCTGGCTGGCCGGCGCCGTGGTCGCCCTGATCGGCGGGCTCTGCTATGCGGAACTCGCCACCCGCGATGCCGATGCCGGCGGGGAATACAGCTTTCTGCGCCACGCCTTCGGCCCCTCTGCCGCGTTCCTGTTCGCCTGGGCGCGGCTGGCGGTGATTCAGACCGGCTCCATTGCCCTGGTCGGCTTCATCTTCGGCGACTATGCACAGGCGCTGCTGCCGCTGGGATCGCAGGGTCCCACCATTTATGCCCTGGTCGCCGTGGCCGTGCTCACGGCCGTGAATATGGGCGGGGCGACATTGGGGGCCCGCACGCAGGCGGTGCTGACCGTTTTCCTGGCCATCTCCGTTACCGTCCTGGCCATCGCCGGGCTGGGGATGGAGGGCGATCCGGGGGCGCCCGCCGCCGGGTCCACCACCACCGTGGCCGGTCTGGCCATGGTGTTCGTGCTCTATACCTTCGGCGGCTGGAACGAGGCGGCCTATGTCGCCGGAGAGCTGAAGGATGTCCGCCGGGGCATGGTGCGGGTATTCCTGATCGGGATCGCCCTGGTCACCCTGCTGTATCTGGCCATCAACGTGGCCTATCTGCGGGTGCTGGGGCTGGACCGGCTGGCGGAGTCAAGCGCCGCCGGCGCCGATCTGGCCACGGCCACGCTGGGCGGAACGGCGGGGCTTCTGGTGGCGGGCCTGGTCGCCCTGGCCACGCTGACCACGATGAACGCCGCCATCTTCACCGGCAGCCGGGCGACATACGCCCTTGGCCGGGACTATCCCCGCCTGCCGTTGATCGGGCAATGGGGAACGGCGGGCACGGGGCGCGCGCCGACCGGCGCCCTGCTGGTCCAGGCCTGCATCTCGATGATCCTGATTATCGGGGGCTCGCTGGCCCGCGACGGGCTGAATGCCATGGTGGAGTACACCGCCCCCGTCTTCTGGTTCTTCCTGCTGATGGTCGGCATCTCCGTCTTCCTGCGCCGGCGGCAGAGCCCGCCGCCCTTGTTCGCGGTGCCGCTCTATCCGCTGACGCCAATCCTGTTCTGCGCCGCCAGCGCCTTCATGCTCTATTCCAGCCTGGCCTATACCGGGCGCGGCGCCCTGTTGGGCTTGGCGGCCCTGGCCCTGGGCGTGCCCCTGCTGGCCTGGGCGAAACGCCCGGCGGAGCGGGGCGTGACCCGTCCGGACATCGCGCGGTCCCGTTGA